DNA from Marinagarivorans cellulosilyticus:
CTACTTACGATGAAAGTGCCCGCGACATGTTGCAGCAAACGTATGCAGTGCCAGGTTTTATTTCTGGTGAGGCTTACGAGGATATGGCAGATAATAATCATCGGTTTCTATTATGTAAGTGGCGAACATCTCGCGATTGGCAAAAATGGTTACACAGTGCTGAGCGAGCCGAGCTGATTAATCGTTTTGCTCCAATACTTCAGGAACCCGAAAAAATAACATTATTAGCCGTATAGGTTTTGGCCAAATGCCCCAATAGCGCTGGCTGCCTGTAAGAGAGCCTCGCTTTGAGTGCTGCCTGAGCGCTTTAAGGGTTTTAAGTCGTGATTGGCGCTGTCGATCCAGATGGTTGTCACCAAGGGTGGTAGCGCATAGCTGGCGACCTCTTCGCTATTACCGAACGGGTCTCGGCTGCCTTGTACAATCAACACGGGACTTCGTGATTTGCTAAGGTGTTCTGTGCGCAATACATCGGGTTTATTTTGGGGGTGAAATGGATAGCCGAGGCATACGACGCCAAGCCAGTTACTCGGTGTTTCGTGGTGGCTATTAATTAGTGTCGCTATTCTGCCTCCCATTGATTTCCCGCCGATAAGTAAGGGTGCGTTGCTGTTTTTGAAGTGCGTTAACCATTTGCTCCATTCTTCTGCTAGTTTTTCCACTTTGGGCGGCGGGCGCTTACTTCCTCCTATGCGTCTTTGGTGCATATATTCAAATTCAAAGCGAATAACTTCTATATTTGCATCGCTTGCAATAGTCGCAGCTATGCTCTCCATAAATGGTGTGTCCATCGCGCCGCCGGCACCGTGTGCAAGCAATAGCGTTGCCTTAGTAGTAGCTCTCGGTTTGTTTATGAGTACTGGCTTGCCGCATAAGGTGTGCTTGAGTGCTGGGTTATTCAAGAGTGTAATCCTGCTTGCTGATTAACTGAATATTTTGGAGCTTGTCGTCAAATACAATTAAGACCTCGCTGTTCATTATTTGTGGGCGAAGCCGTTCAACTTTCTCGTGAAGATTTAGCTCTTCAAGGCCGTAATCGGTACCTTCGCGCGTGATAAATTCTTCTAGAATGTTGTTAAGCACGTCGTTATCGAGCTTGGATGGTGGGATTATCATATACTGCCTCATAAATTCGGGAGCAGTATGCCCTGACAATAAAAAAACGCCAAGATAGGAGAGCGTTATGCAATTAATTCTAAGTGTAATGAGTGATGACAAGCCCGGGGTGGTGCGCGCGGTAGCAAATGCAGTGGCGTTTAACCAAGGCAATTGGCTTGATTGTCAAATGAGTCGGCTTGGCGGTAAATTTGCGGGTGTTATTTGTGTTGAGTTGGATGGTGATCGCCGTGCAGGGCTTGAGGCCTCAGTAGAAAAGCTTCGCGATCAAGGAATTAGTGTCGCTGTTGATGTTGTTGCGACGCAGACTGTTGATGAGGGGGTGCGGGCACGCTTTTCATCAGATGCGCCTGACCGCGCTGGTTTGGTGCTGGAAATGTCCCAAGCCTTGGCTGATCGGGGAATAAACTTATTAGAGTTGGCAACGGAGTGCACCAGTATGCCTTACAGTGGTGATCCGTTATTTTGTGCGCAAGGTGTTATGTTGCTGCCGGCGGGCTTGACCATAGAGGAGGCCTCTAGCGCGCTAGAGGTCGTAGCTGCGGAGCTGGGTATGGATTTCACCCTTGAAGAATATGCCGACTAATAAGCGGTGTTATCGCCTTCTTTGGTGATATTGTCGTCAGCCTGCTGGCGGTTTTTATTTTCGGTTTCGCTATCGGGTTCCTCGCTTGCAGGTGAGGGCGCTATATCGCCTTCATGGCGAATATATTTGTCGCCTTCAAAAAATAGGGTGAAGCGCTTATCTTTTACATTGCCGTCACCGTCGCGGCGGCTGTAATAGTAGTCCCAGCGGTTTTGGTTGAAGGTGTCGATAAGCAGCGGTGAGCCCATCACGAATTGCACCTGGCGCTTTGTCATCCCGAGCTCCAGTTTATCGACCTCTTCTTGGTCGATAATGTTGCCTTGCTGCACGCTTATGCGGTACACCCATGGAAATTCCAGTGAAGAGCAGCCTGACAAGGCAAAGCTAAGAAGCGATAGGGATAGAAGGCGCGGAAGCATGAAAACTCTCAATCGTAAAAAGTGGACGGATAATACCGGATATTGGGGGGCATTCAAGTCAACAAGTTCCTTCAATGACGAGAAATATTCCCCAAAAGCTGGTGACTTGCGGTAGCTACCGTTAGAATCGGCTCCAATATTTAAAGGGTCTTTTTAATCCGGATCAAATTTGGGTTAAATAAGAGGCCGCGATAAGAAGAGGTTAAAATGTCGTCTGAAAATCAAGAGCTACGAAAGGTTGGGTTAAAAGTCACCTTGCCGCGGGTTAAAATATTAAATTTGCTAGACCAGTCTGATGAGCGTCATATGAGCGCAGAGGATGTTTACAAGGCATTGCTGGAGGCTGGCGAAGAGGTAGGACTTGCCACCGTTTACCGCGTATTGACCCAATTCGAGCAGGCAGGGCTGGTTGAGCGCCATAACTTTGATGGCGGCCACTCAGTTTTTGAGCTCGATAGTGGAGAGCACCATGATCATATGGTGTGCACAGAGACAGGCCAAGTGTTTGAATTTCATAACGATGAAATCGAAAGCTTGCAGAAGAAGGTGGCAGATGAGTTGGGGTTTGAATTGACTGGACATAATTTGGTGCTTTACGGCAAGCCCAAAGTCAATTGATGCAACAATAATTATCGCGCGCGTAGGAGCCTGCGCGCGCGTTGGTTTTTGATGTTTTGAGGGCTTAGTTGTACTGGCCTAGTCGCACTACCTTAGTCGATGCCGAGGTCTTGCCAGAGTGCATCAATCTTATTTTTAATATCTGCGCTCATTGTTATGGGCTCTCCCCATTCTCTGGTTGTTTCCCCTGGCCATTTATTGGTCGCATCCATCCCCATTTTTGATCCAAGCCCCGCAGTTGGTGAGGCAAAGTCGAGATAATCTATTGGTGTGTTTTCGATCAGTGTTGTATCGCGAGCAGGGTCCATTCTTGTGGTTATTGCCCAAATAACATCTTCCCAGTTGCGCGCGTTTACGTCGTCATCAGTTACGATCACAAATTTAGTGTACATAAATTGGCGCAAGAAAGACCATACCCCTAACATTACGCGCTTGGCGTGCCCAGGGTATTGTTTTTTTATGGTGACGACAGCCATCCTGTAGGAGCAGCCTTCTGGTGGAAGATAAAAGTCGACGATCTCCGGATACTGTTTTTTAAGAATGGGCACAAAAACTTCATTGAGTGCAACGCCCAAAATGGCGGGTTCGTCGGGTGGTCGTCCGGTGTAGGTGCTGTGGTAAATAGGCTTTTTGCGGTGCGTGATAGTGGTTACTGTAAAAACAGGGAATTCTTCAACTTCGTTGTAGTACCCGGTATGGTCGCCAAACGGCCCCTCCAAGGCTGTTTCATCAGGCGCAATATGTCCCTCTAAAATAATTTCGGCACCTGCGGGCACGTGTAAATCATTACTTATACTTTTGGCTACTCGTGTTTTACTGCCGCGAAGAAGCCCTGCAAAAGCGTATTCGCTAAGTGTGTCTGGCACTGGCGTAACGGCGCCTAAAATAGTCGCGGGGTCGGCTCCCAGCGCAATGCTGACAGGGAAGTGTTCTCCTGGGTGCTTTTGTTGCCACTCTCTAAAATCGAGTGCGCCGCCGCGGTGGCTGAGCCAGCGCATAATCAGTTTGTTTTTAGCGATAAGTTGCATTCTGTAAATGCCGAGGTTTTGTCGTTCTTTATCGGGGCCTCGCGTTATGACTAGTGGCCAAGTAACTAATGGCCCTGCATCCCCAGGCCAGCATGTTTGAATGGGGAGGTCGTGCAAATCCACGTCTTCATTAGAAAGAGTAACTTCCTGACAGCTGGGCTGGCTAATCAGCTTGGGTCCCATGTTTAAGGCTTGCTTGAATAGCGGTAATTTTTGCCACGCATCCTTAAGGCCTTTGGGTGGTTCTGGCTCTTTTAAAAAAGCTAATAATTCGCCAACTTCTTTAAGTGCTTTAACATCTGTTTGTCCCATGCCTAAAGCAACGCGTTCTGGGGTGCCAAATAAGTTTGCAAGAACAGGAATGGTGTGGCCTGTTGGGTTTTCAAAGAGGAGTGCGGGACCTCCGGCTCTTAAGGTTCTATCGCAAATTTCTGTCATTTCTAAGTGCGGGTCAACCGTGTGTGTAATTCGCTTGAGCAGATTTTTTTCTTCAAGCAATGCTATGAAGTCACGTAGATCATTGCAGGTCATGGAAATCTCTTTGTGGTTAAAAACAGAAAAGGGCCTATTAGGCCCTTGGTGTTTGGTTAAAATTGCCGCTGGTGCGGCCAATTGCGTACAAAAATAATTATTTACTCTTCATGGATAGGAAGAATTCGTCGTTAGTTTTGTGCGCTTTTAATTTGTCGGCAAGGAATTCTGTTGCTGCAATATCTTCCATGTCATTGAGGATTTTTCTGAGAATCCACATTCTTGATAATTCGCCTTCGCTCATTAGAAGATCTTCGCGGCGTGTTCCGGAGCGTCGAATATTAATGGCTGGGTAGATGCGTCGTTCTGCCATTTTTCGATCTAAGTGCAGCTCCATGTTGCCGGTGCCTTTAAATTCTTCGTAGATCACTTCATCCATTTTTGAGCCGGTATCGATCAGTGCGGTTGCAACAATTGAAAGGCTGCCACCTTCTTCGATGTTTCGCGCGGCGCCAAAAAAGCGCTTGGGCTTTTCGAGGGCGTGAGCATCGACACCGCCGGTTAGTACTTTGCCTGATGATGGAATAACGGTGTTATACGCACGTGCTAGTCGTGTGACGGAGTCCAGAAGGATTACGACATCTTTTTTATGTTCAACAAGGCGCTTTGCGCGCTCGATAACCATATCTGCAACTTGTACGTGTCGTGCTGGCGGCTCGTCAAAGGTTGAGGCTACCACTTCGCCGCGCACAGAGCGCTGCATCTCGGTAACTTCTTCGGGACGCTCATCAATGAGCAGCACAATAAGATGACACTCTGGATTGTTGCGGGTAATTGCCTGCGCTATGTTTTGCATCATGATTGTTTTGCCCGCTTTAGGGGGGGCGACAATTAGGCCGCGCTGACCCTTCCCAATTGGCGATACTAAATCGATAATGCGGCCAGTTAAATCTTCAGTTGAGCCGTTGCCAACTTCTAGGACCATTCGGTCTTGCGGGAAAAGTGGCGTTAAGTTTTCGAAAAGAATTTTGTTGCGAGAGTTTTCGGGTTTGTCGAAATTGATTTCGTTAACTTTTAATAGTGCAAAGTAGCGTTCGCCATCTTTTGGGGGGCGTATTTTGCCCGAAATGGTATCGCCGGTACGCAAGTTGAAGCGTCGAATTTGGCTGGGTGAGACATAAATGTCGTCCGGGCCTGCCAAGTAAGAGGATCCTGCAGATCGTAAAAAACCAAAGCCGTCTTGCAGTATCTCAAGCACCCCGTCGCCGTAAATGTCTTCGCCGCTTTTAGCGTGGCGCTTTAGTAAGTTAAAGATGACATCCTGCTTGCGTGAGCGCGCCAAACTTTCCATGCCTAAAGCGGCGGCCATCTCGATTAATTCTTCAATGGATTTTTTCTTTAGGTCGGTCAGGCTCATTTGAACGCCTGGCTCGCCTTTCTTTTGTGGGGCTTGTTTGGGGCGACCTTGGTGGCGCTGTCTCTGCGGTTTCGCTGGAGCTTGAGCTTGAGTCTCAGAGGTAGTGGCTTTTTTTTCAGTTTGATCGCTAGGTGGTGTATTGCAAGATTGCGGCATGATATGTGGTTTTTATCGTAGGGTTCGTTGATGCCTTAAACATAGACTCTGTTTTGGGGCAGCACAAACGTAGGGTTAATAAGAAGTGGGTATTTTTATTTGAGAAATTGAAGTTTCGTGTGAGATCTATCACGCAGCTACTGATGAATAATCAAAAAGGATTGTCTTCAGAGGTGGTATGCGAGACGCCTAGGATTGGCAGACATAGCGAGATGGCTTAATCTCAATGAACTTCAGTATAGCGGTAATTTGCGTAGTGTGCAAAAAAGAAAAGGCCCGCTTATGCAGGCCTCAACAATAATTTAGATTGCAGCATCAATAAAGGCTTTTAGTTGCGCCTTAGAAAGGGCACCAACTTTGGTGCTCTCGGCATTGCCGTTTTTAAAGATGGTTAGTGTTGGAATGCCGCGAATACCTAGCTTGGCGGAGGTTTCTTTATTCGCGTCTACATCCATTTTTCCAATTTTAATTTGGCCTGCGTACTCGCCTGCAAGCTCTTCAAGTACTGGAGCGATCATTTTACAGGGGCCGCACCAAGGTGCCCAGAAGTCAACCAGTACAGGACCTTCTGCTTGTTTAACTTCTTCTTCAAAGTTGGCATCGCTTAGGGTAACGATTGCATCGCTCATAGTTTTATCTCCGAGAATATGTGTACAAACCCGCGCAATCATAAGGAGTCGTATAGTGGCTGACAACCTTAATTTTGGCAGTAAGTTCTTTTCAGGGTTAATCGGGCCGAACAGTACGTATTATTTGTACGGAATGTAATACGAAATGACGGCAAATTCTACGTTTAAATCGGTGCTCGTGCAAACGCCCGAGCAAGATCGAATAGGGTCACGTCGTTTAAATAAGGGCTAATTACAATTTTCCAAGTCCAGAAAGCTGTTTTAGTAGCTCTGATTGTGCTGACGGGGTGTTAGGTTGCTGTTCAAGCAAATAGTTCCCGTCTGGCTGAAGCTGCCACCGTTGTTCTCCGTCATTAATGTAAAGCTTTAGTTCGTTAAGCACCCGCTCGACCATGCTGTCGTCTTCGATGGGGAAGCAAGTTTCAACACGGCGGTTAAGGTTGCGCTCCATTAAATCGGCGCTGGCACAGTAAACTCGACTTTTGGCGTTCGCAAAGTAATACACGCGAGTATGCTCTAGGAATCGCCCGATTACAGAAAAGACGCGAATGTTCTCACTGACCCCAGCAATACCTGTGCGCAACGAGCACATGCCTCGAATAATTAGGTCTATGGTCACGCCTGCGCGGGAGGCTTTGTACAGCGCTTGAATCACCTTTGGCTCAGTTAGGCCATTGCACTTAAGTATAATGTGCGCAGGTTTGCCTTCTTGCACAGCTTTGGCTTCATTGTCGATCATCTTGATCAATTGTCTTTTTAGGGTGAATGGCGCATAAATGATTTTATTCATGCGCTCGGTTTTGCCCATGCCTGTTAATTGCTGAAAGACTTTGTGCACATCCTCGCAAAGTTCCGGCTCTGCACTTAGGTACGAGTAATCGGTATAAAGGCGAGCATTGCCGCTGTGATAGTTGCCGGTACCTAAGTGGCAATAGCGTTTTAGCTCGCCGTTTTCACGCCGGACAATCAAGATCATTTTTGCATGGGTCTTGTAATCGACCACGCCGTAAACCACAACGGCGCCGGCTTCTTGCAGTCGGCTGGCCAGTTCTAAGTTTTCTTCCTCGTCAAAGCGAGCGCGAAGTTCAACAATAACGGTGACTTCCTTACCATTGCGCGCGGCTTCTAGTAGTGCATGCACAACGGCCGATTCATTGCCTGTTCTATATAGCGTTTGCTTGATCGCTGCCACCGCTGGATCTTTTGCGGCTTGCCGCAAAAGTTGAATAACAGGGGAAAACGACTGAAACGGGTGCAGCAATAGGAAGCTGCGTTTTGATATGGCGTCAAAAATATTATCTTTACGAGAGAGGCCTTTTGGGATGCTAGGAGTAAAAGGAGGAAAGAGAAGGTCTGCTCGACCAATAATCGAGGGCAGGCGCATGAGGCGTTTCAGGTTAACTGGACCATTAACGCGGTATAAGTGCTCTTCAGTTAAACCGACTTCTCGGAGCAATATATCAGTGAGCTCGGTTGGGCAGTTATCGGCCACTTCAAGTCTAACGGCAGTGCCAAAGCGGCGAGAATGAAGTTCGCCCTTTAAGGTGATGGCTAGGTCTGCAACGCCCTCCACATCAACGTCTAAGTCAGCATTGCGGGTGATACGGAATTGATAGCAGCCGTTCACTTTCATGCCGGGGAATAGTTTGTCTGCGTGCGCGTGAATCATGGATGAGAGGAAAACAAAGTCATGTCCGCTTTCGCTGATGTTATCTGGCAGTGAGATCATGCGTGGAAGTGAGCGTGGGGCTGGGAGTATCGCCAGCCCTAGCTCGCGACCAAAGGCATCTTTACCTTCTAGGTCGACAATAAAGTTCAAGCTTTTATTAACTAAGCGCGGGAATGGGTGCGCAGGGTCGAGGCCTATGGGGCTGACCAGCGGCAAAATTTCGCGGTTAACGTAATCTTCTATCCAGCACTCTTGTTCGCTTGTCCATTGGCTGCGGCGCAAAAAGCGGATGCCTTCGTCATGCAGCGCCGGAATGATCACCTCGTTAAGGATGCGATATTGCTCGTCAACTAAGGTGTGCACCGTTTGACTAATGCGATTAAGAAGCTCCGCCGTTTGCATTCCATCAGGGCCGATGACTTCTCGCTCAAAGAGTATGCGCTGCATTAAACCGGCAACACGTATTTCAAAAAACTCATCCATGTTGGATGCCGAAATAAGCAAGTATTTTAACCGCTCAAGTATCGGATGCGTCTCAACTAATGCTTGCGCTAAAACGCGTTGGTTGAATTGTAGGTTGCTTAATTCTCGGTTTATATAGTATTCGTGTTGGTCAAAGTTGGGCGTATCTTCTTGTGTGGGCGTTGATTTTTCGGTGGGTAGGTCGGAGTTCGTCATTGGGGTATCTTGCTTACCTGTTAATTGCACGTTTTATCGCATTTACTTATATCGTTTGAGCCTGATATGGGCAACGCTAGTGTTTGCAGTTATGGCTTAGCATTATAGGTGCCATTATGTGACAGTTGTGCGATTTGCCGCCTGGGTGTTAATTGGCTTAGTGTTTCTTGTAGCCTTGCGAGTGTTAGTGGCTTGCTTAAGTAAAGATCCATGCCACTATCTGAAACCCGCTGGCGATGCTCTGCCTCGGTGTGGGCGGTAAGAGCAATAATAATGTGCGGTGAAGCTTGATTGTTCACCTCCCACTCACGTATACGGCGGGTGGCTTCAAAGCCATCCATAATCGGCATTTCGCAATCCATCAATACGATGTTGAATATCTGCTTTTCGGTGAGTAGTCGCTTTAAAGCCACTTGACCATTTTCACATAATACGCAGTTAATCCCCAGTTTGTTCAGCATGCCCTCTATCACCATTTGATTCACAATATTATCTTCGGCAACCAGTGCTGATAAGTGTGAAAGCTGTATATCTGGTTTCAGCGAGTGCATGGAGGCTTCGTTTTTTGATGGGGGTTGGCGAATGGCATTTAGCAGGCTTTGTACCGAAAGCGGTGTGCTGATGGGGCAAACATCGGCCTTTTTTTGCCATTGCTCTATAGCCCTGGTTTGGTTGGCGGGGATGTATAGTTTTACGTTTTGGTTGGTAACAATAGTGGTAATGTCATTTTGATGTCCTTCTGAACCATCCCATAAGATTGGGTGCGCAAGGTGCTGTGCTCGTTG
Protein-coding regions in this window:
- a CDS encoding antibiotic biosynthesis monooxygenase family protein, which produces MIYVLIERRIAEGMATTYDESARDMLQQTYAVPGFISGEAYEDMADNNHRFLLCKWRTSRDWQKWLHSAERAELINRFAPILQEPEKITLLAV
- a CDS encoding alpha/beta family hydrolase, which translates into the protein MNNPALKHTLCGKPVLINKPRATTKATLLLAHGAGGAMDTPFMESIAATIASDANIEVIRFEFEYMHQRRIGGSKRPPPKVEKLAEEWSKWLTHFKNSNAPLLIGGKSMGGRIATLINSHHETPSNWLGVVCLGYPFHPQNKPDVLRTEHLSKSRSPVLIVQGSRDPFGNSEEVASYALPPLVTTIWIDSANHDLKPLKRSGSTQSEALLQAASAIGAFGQNLYG
- a CDS encoding YheU family protein, coding for MIIPPSKLDNDVLNNILEEFITREGTDYGLEELNLHEKVERLRPQIMNSEVLIVFDDKLQNIQLISKQDYTLE
- a CDS encoding glycine cleavage system protein R produces the protein MQLILSVMSDDKPGVVRAVANAVAFNQGNWLDCQMSRLGGKFAGVICVELDGDRRAGLEASVEKLRDQGISVAVDVVATQTVDEGVRARFSSDAPDRAGLVLEMSQALADRGINLLELATECTSMPYSGDPLFCAQGVMLLPAGLTIEEASSALEVVAAELGMDFTLEEYAD
- a CDS encoding outer membrane protein assembly factor BamE — protein: MLPRLLSLSLLSFALSGCSSLEFPWVYRISVQQGNIIDQEEVDKLELGMTKRQVQFVMGSPLLIDTFNQNRWDYYYSRRDGDGNVKDKRFTLFFEGDKYIRHEGDIAPSPASEEPDSETENKNRQQADDNITKEGDNTAY
- the fur gene encoding ferric iron uptake transcriptional regulator; protein product: MSSENQELRKVGLKVTLPRVKILNLLDQSDERHMSAEDVYKALLEAGEEVGLATVYRVLTQFEQAGLVERHNFDGGHSVFELDSGEHHDHMVCTETGQVFEFHNDEIESLQKKVADELGFELTGHNLVLYGKPKVN
- the ubiD gene encoding 4-hydroxy-3-polyprenylbenzoate decarboxylase — encoded protein: MTCNDLRDFIALLEEKNLLKRITHTVDPHLEMTEICDRTLRAGGPALLFENPTGHTIPVLANLFGTPERVALGMGQTDVKALKEVGELLAFLKEPEPPKGLKDAWQKLPLFKQALNMGPKLISQPSCQEVTLSNEDVDLHDLPIQTCWPGDAGPLVTWPLVITRGPDKERQNLGIYRMQLIAKNKLIMRWLSHRGGALDFREWQQKHPGEHFPVSIALGADPATILGAVTPVPDTLSEYAFAGLLRGSKTRVAKSISNDLHVPAGAEIILEGHIAPDETALEGPFGDHTGYYNEVEEFPVFTVTTITHRKKPIYHSTYTGRPPDEPAILGVALNEVFVPILKKQYPEIVDFYLPPEGCSYRMAVVTIKKQYPGHAKRVMLGVWSFLRQFMYTKFVIVTDDDVNARNWEDVIWAITTRMDPARDTTLIENTPIDYLDFASPTAGLGSKMGMDATNKWPGETTREWGEPITMSADIKNKIDALWQDLGID
- the rho gene encoding transcription termination factor Rho, whose amino-acid sequence is MSLTDLKKKSIEELIEMAAALGMESLARSRKQDVIFNLLKRHAKSGEDIYGDGVLEILQDGFGFLRSAGSSYLAGPDDIYVSPSQIRRFNLRTGDTISGKIRPPKDGERYFALLKVNEINFDKPENSRNKILFENLTPLFPQDRMVLEVGNGSTEDLTGRIIDLVSPIGKGQRGLIVAPPKAGKTIMMQNIAQAITRNNPECHLIVLLIDERPEEVTEMQRSVRGEVVASTFDEPPARHVQVADMVIERAKRLVEHKKDVVILLDSVTRLARAYNTVIPSSGKVLTGGVDAHALEKPKRFFGAARNIEEGGSLSIVATALIDTGSKMDEVIYEEFKGTGNMELHLDRKMAERRIYPAINIRRSGTRREDLLMSEGELSRMWILRKILNDMEDIAATEFLADKLKAHKTNDEFFLSMKSK
- the trxA gene encoding thioredoxin TrxA — translated: MSDAIVTLSDANFEEEVKQAEGPVLVDFWAPWCGPCKMIAPVLEELAGEYAGQIKIGKMDVDANKETSAKLGIRGIPTLTIFKNGNAESTKVGALSKAQLKAFIDAAI
- the ppk1 gene encoding polyphosphate kinase 1, which translates into the protein MTNSDLPTEKSTPTQEDTPNFDQHEYYINRELSNLQFNQRVLAQALVETHPILERLKYLLISASNMDEFFEIRVAGLMQRILFEREVIGPDGMQTAELLNRISQTVHTLVDEQYRILNEVIIPALHDEGIRFLRRSQWTSEQECWIEDYVNREILPLVSPIGLDPAHPFPRLVNKSLNFIVDLEGKDAFGRELGLAILPAPRSLPRMISLPDNISESGHDFVFLSSMIHAHADKLFPGMKVNGCYQFRITRNADLDVDVEGVADLAITLKGELHSRRFGTAVRLEVADNCPTELTDILLREVGLTEEHLYRVNGPVNLKRLMRLPSIIGRADLLFPPFTPSIPKGLSRKDNIFDAISKRSFLLLHPFQSFSPVIQLLRQAAKDPAVAAIKQTLYRTGNESAVVHALLEAARNGKEVTVIVELRARFDEEENLELASRLQEAGAVVVYGVVDYKTHAKMILIVRRENGELKRYCHLGTGNYHSGNARLYTDYSYLSAEPELCEDVHKVFQQLTGMGKTERMNKIIYAPFTLKRQLIKMIDNEAKAVQEGKPAHIILKCNGLTEPKVIQALYKASRAGVTIDLIIRGMCSLRTGIAGVSENIRVFSVIGRFLEHTRVYYFANAKSRVYCASADLMERNLNRRVETCFPIEDDSMVERVLNELKLYINDGEQRWQLQPDGNYLLEQQPNTPSAQSELLKQLSGLGKL